Proteins co-encoded in one Populus trichocarpa isolate Nisqually-1 chromosome 10, P.trichocarpa_v4.1, whole genome shotgun sequence genomic window:
- the LOC7489343 gene encoding zinc finger protein CONSTANS-LIKE 6 — MICNKSLANAVGGRTARACDSCIKKRASWYCAADDAFLCQACDSSVHSANLLARRHERVRLKSASLKSSDAGSKDNSMPSWHGGFTRKARTPRHGKPVSQSKIEETTRNIPIPLVPEVGSDEISLEDNEEEHLLYRVPIFDPFAAELCTSTTVSNEAGAVVPAGGTDTDQRAADSSGTESKVLLGGSEGKDVESLHGFLPSDMDLAEFAADMESLLGRGLENESFGMEELGLMDCKEENELGVKGYPLGNGKVKVEEEEDAGMEEKAVRECHADIEIDIAKDPPFELSFDYDSPATCVEEDEKVGIEEGDLKNSDGEYEDDGGAKKKRRTLLSLDYEAVMTAWASQGSPWTNGYRPDFDADECWPDADCMGICGAQLHHPYGDVSGLGAHPAALVDGGREARVSRYREKRRTRLFSKKIRYEVRKLNAEKRPRMKGRFVKRTTFAGK; from the exons ATGATTTGCAACAAAAGTTTGGCCAACGCTGTTGGTGGCAGAACTGCCAGAGCCTGTGATAGTTGTATAAAAAAACGTGCTAGTTGGTACTGTGCAGCTGATGATGCATTTCTTTGCCAAGCCTGTGACTCTTCAGTTCACTCTGCGAATCTATTAGCACGTAGACATGAAAGGGTTCGCTTAAAGTCCGCATCACTTAAATCTTCGGACGCAGGTTCGAAAGATAATTCTATGCCATCATGGCATGGAGGGTTCACTAGAAAGGCCAGGACACCAAGACATGGCAAGCCAGTGTCTCAATCAAAAATTGAAGAGACGACAAGGAATATTCCGATTCCACTAGTGCCTGAAGTGGGTTCAGATGAGATATCGCTTGAAGATAATGAAGAAGAGCATCTGCTGTATAGGGTTCCAATCTTTGACCCTTTTGCTGCCGAATTATGCACTTCAACAACAGTCTCGAATGAAGCGGGAGCAGTAGTACCAGCCGGTGGTACTGATACTGATCAAAGAGCTGCTGATTCTAGTGGAACCGAATCAAAGGTTTTGTTAGGAGGTAGTGAAGGGAAGGATGTTGAGAGTTTGCATGGATTTCTACCATCTGATATGGATCTTGCAGAGTTTGCAGCTGATATGGAGAGTTTGCTTGGTAGGGGTCTTGAAAATGAGTCTTTTGGGATGGAGGAGCTGGGACTTATGGACTGTAAAGAAGAAAACGAGTTGGGGGTGAAAGGGTATCCTTTAGGCAATGGAAAGGTGAAGGTTGAAGAGGAAGAGGATGCAGGCATGGAAGAAAAAGCTGTTAGGGAATGTCATGCTGATATTGAGATTGATATTGCAAAAGATCCGCCTTTTGAGTTGAGCTTTGACTATGACTCCCCTGCAACTTGTGTAGAGGAAGATGAGAAGGTAGGGATTGAAGAGGGAGACTTGAAGAACAGTGATGGAGAATATGAAGATGATGGTGGtgcaaagaagaagaggagaacaCTGCTGAGTCTGGATTATGAGGCTGTCATGACTGCTTGGGCAAGCCAGGGGTCTCCCTGGACTAACGGTTACAGGCCCGATTTCGACGCTGATGAATGTTGGCCTGACGCTGACTGCAtg GGTATTTGCGGAGCCCAACTTCATCACCCTTATGGAGATGTGAGTGGATTAGGGGCACACCCTGCAGCTTTGGTGGACGGAGGGCGCGAAGCTAGAGTATCCAGGTATAGAGAGAAGCGGAGAACAAGACTGTTCTCCAAGAAAATAAGATACGAGGTCAGGAAATTGAATGCAGAGAAGAGGCCCAGGATGAAAGGGAGGTTCGTTAAAAGGACAACCTTCGccggaaaataa
- the LOC7466898 gene encoding homocysteine S-methyltransferase 1: MGFQKAKTSLEDLIKKAGGCAVIDGGFATQLERHGATINDPLWSALCLIKDPDLIKRVHLEYLEAGADILVTSSYQATLPGFLSRGLSAEEGELLLKKSVTLAVEARNKFWDAVERNPGHSYNRALVAASIGSYGAYLADGSEYSGCYGPDVNLEKLKDFHRRRLQVLVKASPDLLAFETIPNKLEAQACVELLEEENINIPSWICFSCVDGENAPSGESFQQCLEAINKSDRVKAVGINCAPPHFIESLICKFKELTEKLIVVYPNSGEVWDGRAKRWLPSTCFDDDKFEVFATRWHDLGASLIGGCCRTTPSTIQAISKVLKDPKQS; this comes from the exons ATGGGTTTCCAGAAGGCAAAAACATCGTTGGAGGATCTGATAAAGAAGGCAGGAGGCTGCGCGGTTATCGACGGTGGATTCGCCACCCAGCTTGAGAGACACGGCGCAACCATTAACGACCCTCTTTGGAGTGCTCTCTGTTTGATCAAAGATCCTGACCTCATCAAGCGg GTTCACTTGGAATATTTAGAGGCTGGTGCAGACATTTTGGTTACTTCTTCTTACCAG gccACACTTCCAGGATTTTTGTCCAGGGGATTATCCGCTGAAGAAGGAGAATTGTTATTGAAGAAAAGTGTTACATTGGCTGTTGAAGCCCGTAATAAGTTCTGGGATGCTGTGGAAAGGAATCCTGGGCACAGTTATAACCGAGCTTTGGTTGCAGCCTCCATTGGAAGCTATGGAGCTTATCTGGCTGATGGCTCTGAGTACAG TGGGTGTTATGGACCAGATGTGAATCTGGAAAAGCTGAAGGATTTCCATCGGCGGAGGTTGCAAGTTCTGGTTAAAGCAAGTCCGGATTTGCTGGCCTTTGAGACCATTCCCAATAAACTTGAAGCCCAG GCCTGTGTTGAGTtacttgaagaagaaaacatcaaTATTCCATCTTGGATTTGCTTCAGTTGCGTGGATGGTGAGAATGCCCCATCTGGAGAGAGCTTCCAGCAGTGCCTTGAGGCCATAAATAAGAGTGATAGAGTAAAAGCAGTTGGAATTAATTGTGCGCCTCCCCATTTTATTGAAAGTCTCATCTGCAAATTTAAGGAG ttgaCTGAAAAGTTAATAGTTGTATATCCGAATAGCGGCGAGGTATGGGATGGCAGAGCTAAAAGATGGCTG CCATCAACCTGTTTTGATGATGATAAATTCGAGGTCTTTGCAACGAGATGGCACGACTTAGGAGCTAGCCTCATTGGAGGCTGTTGTCGGACAACACCTTCTACTATTCAAGCCATTTCAAAAGTTTTAAAGGACCCTAAGCAGTCGTAG
- the LOC7489345 gene encoding 3-ketoacyl-CoA synthase 6 — protein MPPILPDFSNSVKIKYVKLGYQYLVNHILYLLLIPVMVGILIEVLRLGPDEILSLWRSLHFNTVQILCSSFLIIFIATVYFMSKPRTIYLVDYACYKPPVTCRVPFSTFMEHSRLILKDNPKSVEFQMRILERSGLGEETCLPPAIHYIPPKPTMEAARGEAELVIFSAMDSLFKKTGLKPKDIDILIVNCSLFSPTPSLSAMVINKYKLRSNIKSFNLSGMGCSAGLISIDLARDILQVHPNSNAVVVSTEIITPNYYQGNERAMLLPNCLFRMGGAAILLSNRRSHRWLAKYRLVHVVRTHKGADDKAYRCVFEQEDKEGKVGINLSKDLMAIAGEALKSNITTIGPLVLPASEQLLFLLTLIGRKIFNPKWKPYIPDFKQAFEHFCIHAGGRAVIDELQKNLQLSAEHVEASRMTLHRFGNTSSSSLWYELGYIEAKGRMRRGDRVWQIAFGSGFKCNSAVWKCNRTIKTPTDSPWADCIDRYPVHIPEVVKL, from the coding sequence ATGCCTCCAATCTTGCCTGATTTCTCTAACTCCGTTAAGATCAAGTATGTTAAACTTGGCTATCAATACCTTGTAAATCACATTTTGTACCTTTTGTTGATACCTGTTATGGTTGGTATTCTAATTGAGGTTCTTCGTTTAGGCCCTGATGAAATCTTGAGCTTATGGAGATCACTCCATTTTAATACTGTCCAAATTCTCTGCTCATCCTTTCTCATCATCTTTATTGCTACTGTTTATTTCATGTCCAAGCCAAGAACTATCTACCTAGTTGACTATGCTTGCTACAAGCCTCCTGTCACTTGCCGGGTTCCGTTTTCTACCTTCATGGAGCATTCCAGGCTTATCTTGAAAGATAATCCCAAGAGTGTTGAGTTTCAGATGAGGATTCTTGAGAGGTCTGGACTCGGTGAAGAGACCTGTTTGCCTCCTGCAATTCATTATATTCCTCCAAAACCAACTATGGAGGCTGCAAGAGGAGAAGCTGAGCTTGTTATCTTCTCCGCCATGGATTCTCTCTTCAAGAAAACAGGGCTTAAACCTAAAGATATCGATATCCTTATCGTAAACTGCAGTCTCTTCTCACCAACACCATCTCTATCTGCAATGGTTATTAATAAGTATAAGCTCAGAAGCAACATAAAGAGCTTCAATCTTTCTGGTATGGGGTGCAGTGCTGGGCTGATTTCTATCGACCTAGCTCGTGATATTCTTCAAGTGCATCCAAATTCAAATGCAGTTGTGGTTAGCACAGAGATCATCACACCAAACTACTACCAGGGAAATGAGCGAGCTATGCTTCTTCCTAACTGCTTGTTCCGCATGGGAGGTGCCGCAATTCTCTTATCAAACCGCAGGTCTCACCGCTGGCTTGCCAAGTACCGCCTAGTCCATGTGGTACGAACCCACAAAGGCGCAGACGATAAAGCTTACCGTTGTGTGTTTgaacaagaagataaagaagGAAAAGTTGGAATTAATCTATCAAAAGACTTGATGGCTATAGCTGGTGAGGCTTTGAAATCAAACATCACTACTATTGGGCCTTTAGTCCTTCCGGCTTCTGAACAGCTCCTGTTTTTGTTGACTCTCATTGGACGCAAAATCTTTAACCCCAAATGGAAGCCATATATTCCTGATTTCAAGCAGGCTTTTGAACATTTCTGTATCCATGCCGGTGGCCGTGCTGTTATAGATGAACTGCAAAAGAACTTGCAGCTATCTGCAGAGCATGTAGAGGCTTCAAGGATGACACTGCACCGATTTGGCAACACCTCATCGTCTTCGCTTTGGTATGAGCTAGGTTACATTGAAGCAAAAGGCAGGATGAGGAGAGGAGACAGGGTTTGGCAGATAGCTTTTGGCAGTGGATTTAAGTGTAACAGCGCAGTTTGGAAGTGTAATAGAACAATCAAGACACCAACAGATAGTCCATGGGCTGATTGTATTGATAGGTACCCAGTACACATTCCTGAGGTGGTTAAGTTATAG